In a genomic window of Oreochromis aureus strain Israel breed Guangdong linkage group 13, ZZ_aureus, whole genome shotgun sequence:
- the LOC116318507 gene encoding calpain-2 catalytic subunit-like, translating into MTSTASRLARQQDRELGIGTNAQAVKFYQQDYEALRQQCLETGRLFQDDRFPPEPKSLGYNQLGPYSSKTKGIVWKRPTELCSNPQFIDDGATRTDIRQGTLGDCWLLAAIASLTLEQDILARVVPPDQSFTEGYAGIFHFQFWQFGEWVDVVVDDRLPTRDGKLLFVHSAEGSEFWSALLEKAYAKVYGSYEALTGGNTIEGFEDFTGGIAETYNLKEAPANLFHVIQRALSQGSLMGCSIDITSACETEAVTSLKLVKGHAYSVTGAEEVHFKGQQVQLVRIRNPWGEVEWTGPWSDGSSEWSHVTEDEKLKLNNVAEDGEFWMSYSDFIRNFSKLEICNLTPDTLTSDDVGRWNYCQFEGMWRVGSTAGGCRNHSATFPSNPQFLLRLEDVDDNPLDGKHGCTFLVGLMQKDGRRLMKVNPNLETIGFAIYKVPDEYKGCKNVRLGPDVLLRQKHVAMSPTFINTREVCGRFNLPPGEYAIIPSTFQPHKNGSFILRVFTEKEAATRRLEQKIDAKIKEDKVSEKDVDPHLKQLFKQLAGNNTEVSAFELIKILNNAVSQRSDIKTGGFSVETGRLMVSLLDKDESGKLGLMEFQLLWKKIQKYLEIFKSHDTDKSGTMSSHEMRDAASKAGFQINSAVLRAVVNRYADAQYAIHFDSFVGCLIKLEMLFKVFKTLERDDSGKIELNMQQWLCLAIY; encoded by the exons ATGACATCTACAGCAAGTCGACTGGCCCGTCAGCAAGACAGGGAACTGGGCATTGGCACCAATGCACAGGCAGTGAAGTTCTACCAGCAAGATTATGAGGCTCTGCGGCAGCAGTGTCTAGAGACCGGCCGCCTGTTTCAGGATGATCGCTTTCCTCCTGAGCCTAAATCACTGGGCTACAACCAGCTGGGACCATACTCGTCAAAGACGAAGGGCATTGTTTGGAAGAGGCCAACG GAGCTTTGTTCCAACCCACAGTTCATTGATGACGGCGCTACAAGGACAGACATTCGGCAGGGAACTCTGG GTGACTGCTGGCTCTTAGCTGCCATAGCTTCTCTGACTTTGGAGCAGGACATTCTGGCTCGTGTGGTGCCTCCTGACCAAAGCTTTACTGAAGGTTATGCTGGGATATTTCACTTTCAG TTCTGGCAGTTTGGCGAGTGGGTGGATGTGGTGGTTGATGATCGTTTGCCCACCAGAGATGGAAAGCTGCTGTTTGTTCACTCAGCGGAGGGCTCAGAGTTTTGGAGTGCACTGCTGGAGAAGGCCTACGCTAA GGTGTATGGCAGCTATGAGGCTTTGACAGGAGGAAACACTATTGAGGGTTTTGAGGATTTCACCGGGGGAATTGCAGAAACATACAACTTAAAAGAGGCTCCAGCAAATCTCTTTCACGTTATTCAGAGGGCCCTGAGCCAGGGTTCACTGATGGGTTGCTCTATTGAT ATCACCAGTGCCTGTGAGACAGAGGCAGTTACATCTCTAAAGCTTGTAAAAGGACATGCATACTCTGTCACCGGTGCAGAGGAG GTTCATTTTAAAGGGCAGCAAGTGCAGTTGGTTCGCATCAGGAACCCATGGGGTGAGGTGGAATGGACAGGCCCTTGGAGTGATGG ATCCAGTGAATGGAGCCACGTCACTGAAGATGAGAAGTTGAAGTTAAACAATGTGGCTGAAGATGGAGAGTTCTG GATGTCCTACTCAGACTTCATCAGGAATTTCTCCAAGCTGGAGATCTGCAATTTGACCCCAGATACGCTCACTAGTGATGATGTGGGTCGCTGGAACTACTGCCAGTTTGAAGGGATGTGGAGGGTCGGCTCCACTGCTGGCGGCTGCCGGAATCACTCAG CCACATTCCCATCCAATCCTCAGTTCCTGTTGCGTCTGGAGGATGTGGATGATAATCCTTTGGATGGGAAGCACGGATGCACCTTTCTGGTGGGGTTGATGCAAAAGGATGGACGACGGCTGATGAAGGTTAACCCCAACCTCGAGACAATCGGCTTTGCCATTTATAAG GTTCCAGATGAG TACAAAGGTTGCAAAAATGTCCGCCTCGGGCCTGACGTCCTGCTGCGTCAGAAACATGTAGCCATGAGCCCCACTTTCATCAACACACGGGAAGTGTGTGGCCGCTTCAATCTCCCACCGGGAGAATATGCCATAATTCCCTCAACCTTCCAGCCCCACAAGAACGGCAGCTTCATTCTCAGGGTGTTCACAGAAAAAGAGGCTGCAACCAG ACGACTGGAGCAGAAAATTGACGCTAAGATAAAGGAG GACAAGGTATCTGAAAAGGATGTAGATCCTCATTTGAAGCAACTCTTCAAGCAGCTGGCTGGCAAT AACACGGAGGTGTCCGCCTTTGAACtgatcaaaattttaaacaatgCCGTTTCTCAGC GGTCTGACATTAAAACTGGTGGATTCAGCGTTGAGACAGGTCGCCTTATGGTCAGTCTGCTGGAT AAAGATGAAAGTGGGAAGTTGGGACTGATGGAATTCCAGTTGCTTTGGAAGAAAATCCAGAAATACTTG GAGATCTTCAAGAGTCATGATACAGACAAATCTGGCACCATGAGCTCCCATGAGATGAGAGATGCTGCCAGTAAAGCAG GGTTCCAGATCAACAGTGCAGTGCTGAGAGCTGTTGTAAATCGTTACGCTGATGCTCAGTATGCCATACACTTTGACAGCTTTGTAGGCTGTCTCATTAAACTGGAAATGCTCTTTA AAGTGTTTAAGACCCTGGAAAGGGATGACTCGGGCAAGATTGAGCTGAACATGCAGCAG TGGCTGTGCCTGGCAATCTACTAG